From one Brevibacterium sp. 'Marine' genomic stretch:
- a CDS encoding SLC13 family permease, with protein MLTQIIALLIFIALFAIGAVRGVQIGVLMLVGAAGTGLLFTDMAVEDIVAEFPLSIMILLAGVTYFFAIAQENGTVDKIIDWALERVGSSAVLLPVVFFLITGAIAAMGAPLAGLVMMPVGMQVARKYGVDYALMGLAICFAIGAGGFAPTSLYGIVTYSTAHDAGIDLSPFLLFGIAVAVYLVMLAVAYFMYGRSLFSKTTVAASAHASAGAHGGSTQATISRGSASASSVAFGEDDEDEALFDSSTTDEAGDSSPFTVVQILTVVFMVGLIGSVVVLAALGQEPDIGLLCFMFGAILSLVDPKTGKAAIPKIDWPTVLLVGGIITFVGVLQNMGAVDLLGEGAEAIGSPLIAAFVLCIVGGLVSAFASTTGILAALVPLALPLIAAGGVPGWALIAALGVCSAVVDVSPFSTLGATVVATAPVEDKPRLTRILVKFGMSMVVIGPVVLVGGLVVPAMMF; from the coding sequence ATGCTCACTCAGATCATTGCTCTGCTCATCTTCATCGCCCTCTTCGCCATCGGCGCGGTCCGCGGGGTGCAGATCGGCGTGCTAATGCTCGTCGGCGCGGCCGGGACCGGACTCCTCTTCACCGACATGGCGGTCGAGGACATCGTCGCCGAATTCCCGCTGAGCATCATGATCCTGCTGGCGGGCGTAACCTACTTCTTCGCGATCGCGCAGGAGAACGGAACCGTCGACAAGATCATCGACTGGGCCCTCGAACGCGTCGGATCCTCGGCGGTGCTGCTGCCGGTCGTGTTCTTCCTCATCACCGGCGCAATCGCAGCCATGGGCGCCCCGCTGGCCGGGCTGGTGATGATGCCGGTGGGCATGCAGGTCGCCCGCAAGTACGGGGTCGACTATGCGCTCATGGGCCTGGCGATCTGCTTCGCCATCGGCGCCGGCGGCTTCGCCCCGACCAGCCTCTACGGAATCGTCACGTACTCGACCGCGCACGATGCCGGGATCGACCTCTCCCCGTTCCTGCTCTTCGGCATCGCCGTGGCCGTCTACCTCGTCATGCTCGCCGTCGCATACTTCATGTACGGACGGTCGCTGTTCTCGAAGACCACGGTGGCAGCCTCCGCGCATGCTTCGGCCGGGGCGCACGGCGGAAGCACGCAGGCGACGATTTCCCGCGGTTCCGCCTCGGCGTCGAGTGTGGCCTTCGGTGAGGACGACGAGGACGAAGCCCTCTTCGACTCCTCCACCACCGACGAGGCGGGTGATTCCTCGCCGTTCACCGTCGTGCAGATCCTCACCGTGGTCTTCATGGTCGGTCTCATCGGCTCCGTGGTCGTGCTCGCGGCCCTCGGCCAGGAACCGGACATCGGCCTGCTGTGCTTCATGTTCGGCGCGATTCTCTCGCTCGTCGATCCGAAGACGGGCAAGGCCGCGATCCCGAAGATCGACTGGCCGACCGTGCTGCTCGTCGGCGGCATCATCACCTTCGTCGGCGTGCTGCAGAACATGGGCGCCGTGGACCTGCTCGGTGAGGGCGCAGAGGCGATCGGTTCGCCGCTCATCGCGGCCTTCGTCCTCTGCATCGTCGGCGGCCTGGTCTCGGCGTTCGCGTCGACGACGGGTATCCTGGCGGCCCTCGTGCCGTTGGCTCTGCCGCTCATCGCCGCCGGTGGGGTGCCCGGCTGGGCCCTCATCGCGGCATTGGGCGTGTGCTCGGCCGTCGTCGACGTCTCACCGTTCTCGACGCTGGGCGCCACGGTCGTGGCGACCGCCCCGGTCGAGGACAAGCCGCGACTGACGCGCATCCTCGTGAAGTTCGGCATGTCGATGGTCGTCATCGGGCCGGTCGTACTCGTCGGCGGCCTCGTCGTTCCCGCCATGATGTTCTGA
- a CDS encoding transposase translates to MRQDCLITNDQAKAAIELFDQGHGYAAAATKLDVHKPTLKLLHDRWLVRGTMSVMEPHQRRRIPAEQKIATAKRYLDGEHKVELAKELGLASSRPILDWVKEYRDKGDQAFTSPPASGKGTTARMRAIDSGQDPDADPAPSKPDLMAKKTRAEDISLAEYRQLQDRLLRAEAENAYLKKLKALRQNGQL, encoded by the coding sequence ATGCGTCAGGACTGTCTGATCACCAACGACCAAGCCAAGGCCGCGATCGAACTCTTCGACCAAGGGCACGGCTACGCCGCGGCAGCCACGAAGCTCGATGTCCACAAACCCACACTCAAACTTCTCCACGACCGGTGGCTGGTGCGTGGAACAATGTCGGTCATGGAACCGCACCAGCGCCGCCGTATACCAGCAGAGCAGAAGATCGCGACTGCGAAGCGATACCTCGACGGCGAACACAAAGTCGAACTCGCCAAGGAACTCGGCCTGGCATCGTCGCGTCCGATCCTCGACTGGGTCAAGGAATACCGGGACAAGGGCGATCAGGCATTCACCTCGCCCCCGGCATCAGGCAAGGGCACAACAGCCCGGATGCGCGCCATTGACAGCGGTCAGGACCCGGATGCTGATCCGGCCCCGTCTAAGCCGGACCTGATGGCGAAGAAGACCCGTGCCGAGGACATTAGTCTGGCGGAGTATCGGCAGCTGCAAGACCGGCTGTTGCGGGCGGAAGCGGAGAACGCGTACTTAAAAAAACTGAAGGCCTTGAGGCAGAACGGGCAGCTGTAA
- the shiA gene encoding shikimate transporter: MVGIEDRVNADRVGVRRAHRAAAGSFIGAVVEWYDFLLYGIVAALVFGELFFPDYSSHAGTLAAFATFGVGFIFRPLGGIIFGHFGDRLGRKSMLVWTMTIMGVATALIGFLPTYQSVGWLAPALLVLLRCIQGIAVGGEWGGAALMAVESAPSKLRAFFSSGVQIGYSFGLLLATGLVALLSSNFSAEAFLAWGWRIPFFFSAVLVIVGLWIRAGVEESEEYVERVKNAKTDKTAKLPILEAFKRYPAQIFQIVGLRFIELLTMYIVTTFALSYSTEQLGLDRQVMLNITLLVGGLGIVTIPAFAYLSDRYGRLRVYLTGGIIGLISAVPFFLVLEAGNIVGIVIFAVLLINIAHDAVVSVQQPLFAEMFSPEFRYSGAGVGYQLASAIAGGFTPFIATFLVGLGNGTWYLVAAYLGGGCLISISIAMHLVRKWQIGRRSERSTVESTQVVSA, translated from the coding sequence ATGGTCGGTATCGAAGACCGGGTCAACGCCGACAGGGTCGGGGTACGGCGCGCCCACCGCGCGGCAGCCGGGTCGTTCATCGGTGCCGTCGTCGAATGGTACGACTTCCTCCTCTACGGAATCGTCGCCGCGCTGGTCTTCGGCGAACTCTTCTTCCCCGACTACAGTTCCCACGCCGGAACGCTCGCCGCATTCGCGACCTTCGGCGTCGGATTCATCTTCCGCCCGCTCGGCGGCATCATCTTCGGCCACTTCGGCGACCGCCTCGGTCGCAAGTCCATGCTCGTGTGGACGATGACGATCATGGGTGTGGCTACCGCCCTCATCGGATTCCTGCCGACCTACCAGTCCGTCGGCTGGCTCGCTCCTGCCCTGCTGGTGCTGCTGCGTTGCATCCAGGGCATCGCCGTCGGCGGGGAATGGGGCGGTGCCGCGCTCATGGCCGTCGAAAGCGCACCGTCGAAGCTGCGGGCCTTCTTCTCCAGTGGAGTCCAGATCGGCTATTCGTTCGGACTGCTGCTGGCCACCGGGCTTGTAGCCCTGCTCAGCAGCAATTTCTCCGCCGAGGCCTTCCTCGCTTGGGGATGGCGCATTCCGTTCTTCTTCAGCGCCGTCCTCGTCATCGTCGGGCTGTGGATCCGTGCCGGTGTTGAGGAGTCCGAGGAGTACGTCGAACGTGTGAAGAATGCGAAGACCGACAAAACCGCGAAGCTGCCGATCCTCGAAGCTTTCAAACGCTATCCCGCACAGATCTTCCAGATCGTCGGCCTGCGGTTCATCGAACTGCTGACCATGTACATCGTCACGACCTTCGCCCTGTCGTATTCGACAGAGCAGCTCGGCCTCGATCGGCAGGTCATGCTCAACATCACCCTCCTCGTCGGAGGTCTCGGCATCGTCACGATCCCCGCCTTCGCCTACCTCTCCGACCGCTACGGACGCCTGCGGGTCTACCTCACCGGCGGCATCATCGGCCTGATCAGCGCCGTCCCGTTCTTCCTCGTCCTCGAGGCCGGGAACATCGTCGGCATCGTCATCTTCGCAGTGCTGCTCATCAACATCGCTCACGATGCCGTCGTCAGCGTCCAGCAGCCGCTGTTCGCCGAGATGTTCAGTCCCGAATTCCGCTACAGCGGAGCGGGAGTCGGATACCAGCTCGCCAGCGCGATCGCCGGCGGCTTCACGCCGTTCATCGCGACGTTCCTCGTCGGACTCGGCAACGGTACCTGGTACCTCGTGGCGGCCTACCTCGGGGGCGGCTGCCTCATCTCGATCTCGATCGCCATGCACCTCGTGCGCAAATGGCAGATCGGCCGCCGCTCCGAACGCTCGACTGTTGAGTCCACTCAGGTCGTGTCGGCTTGA
- a CDS encoding IS30 family transposase: MSQSEAAARVGVNVRSARDWDQGVRHVSNSRIYPDGTVIDYNTGMTMQVEVPALPAVEAVLHPRYLSLEERETIADLYRSGMSLRAIGRVLGRPASTIKRELDARSEEGRYQPYVAHRAWAASRSRPKSSKLVTHVSLREYVQEKLSVRWSPEQISHTLRKEFPDDESMRVSPETIYQALYIQARGGLKREVAEALRTGRTRRKPRKHPGQRTPRFIDEMVMISERPPEIEDRAVPGHWEGDLIVGPGSASAIVTLVERTTRYVLLGHLPGGHTAGEVRDVLTGLIGTLPEHLRGSLTWDQGTEMAAHKQFSIATGVPVYFCDPHSPWQRGSNENTNGLLRQYFPKSTDLRPYGPEDLEHVAQELNGRPRKTLDWDTPAERLRDLLMMS, translated from the coding sequence ATGTCGCAATCAGAAGCAGCGGCCAGAGTTGGCGTCAACGTGCGCTCAGCGCGGGACTGGGACCAGGGTGTCCGGCATGTGAGTAACTCGCGTATCTATCCCGATGGCACCGTAATCGATTACAACACCGGTATGACTATGCAGGTAGAAGTTCCCGCCCTGCCGGCGGTGGAGGCCGTGCTCCATCCCCGGTATCTCTCGCTCGAGGAGCGGGAGACGATCGCTGACCTGTATCGCAGTGGCATGAGTCTGCGCGCGATCGGTCGCGTGCTGGGAAGACCTGCCTCGACGATCAAGCGTGAGCTCGATGCTCGTTCTGAGGAAGGCCGCTATCAGCCCTACGTCGCCCATCGTGCCTGGGCAGCGTCGAGGTCCAGGCCGAAGTCCTCGAAGCTCGTCACCCACGTGTCGTTGCGGGAGTACGTGCAGGAGAAGCTGTCGGTACGGTGGTCGCCGGAGCAGATCAGCCACACTCTAAGGAAGGAATTTCCCGACGACGAGAGTATGAGAGTGAGCCCGGAGACGATCTATCAGGCGTTGTACATCCAGGCCCGCGGTGGGCTCAAGCGCGAGGTCGCGGAGGCACTGCGGACCGGGAGGACACGCCGGAAGCCGCGCAAGCATCCCGGCCAGCGCACGCCCAGATTCATCGACGAGATGGTGATGATTTCGGAGCGGCCGCCCGAGATCGAGGACCGCGCGGTGCCTGGCCATTGGGAAGGCGATCTGATCGTCGGGCCAGGCAGTGCTTCGGCGATCGTGACGCTGGTGGAGCGAACGACTCGATACGTGCTCCTGGGGCATCTACCCGGCGGGCACACCGCCGGGGAAGTCCGTGACGTGCTCACCGGGTTGATCGGTACGCTGCCAGAGCATCTGCGGGGGTCACTGACCTGGGACCAGGGCACCGAGATGGCAGCGCATAAGCAGTTCAGCATCGCGACTGGGGTTCCGGTCTATTTCTGTGATCCGCACTCACCCTGGCAGCGGGGCAGCAACGAGAACACAAACGGGCTTCTGCGCCAGTACTTCCCGAAGAGCACGGACCTGCGGCCGTACGGGCCTGAAGACCTTGAGCACGTCGCTCAAGAGCTCAATGGTCGTCCACGCAAGACGCTCGACTGGGATACCCCAGCCGAGCGTCTTCGTGATTTACTGATGATGTCTTAA
- a CDS encoding putative immunity protein yields MILPEVRDPRMITIRRGGSLTDADHRLLALWAADCAEHVLPYFESACPEDERPRSAIAAARAWAAGEMRMMEARALGGHAMGAARPLRGPARFAAYAAGQAACVGHVAEHDLGAAAYAIKAARGRSGQDLAAGRAERDWQRERLPTDVRELVLDDQVRRDAICWFAFSA; encoded by the coding sequence ATGATCCTGCCGGAGGTGCGCGATCCGCGGATGATCACGATTCGCCGAGGCGGCTCGCTGACCGATGCCGACCACCGGCTTCTCGCGTTGTGGGCCGCCGACTGTGCGGAACACGTCCTGCCGTACTTCGAATCCGCCTGCCCCGAGGATGAGCGACCACGCAGCGCCATTGCCGCCGCACGGGCGTGGGCAGCCGGTGAGATGCGGATGATGGAGGCTCGTGCCCTCGGTGGTCATGCCATGGGTGCCGCACGACCCCTGCGTGGGCCCGCCCGGTTCGCCGCCTACGCGGCGGGGCAGGCGGCCTGCGTCGGGCACGTCGCCGAACACGACCTCGGGGCGGCGGCCTACGCGATCAAAGCGGCCCGCGGACGGTCTGGCCAAGACCTCGCGGCCGGTCGTGCCGAACGCGACTGGCAGCGCGAGCGGTTGCCGACCGATGTCCGCGAACTCGTACTGGACGATCAGGTGCGGCGCGACGCGATCTGTTGGTTCGCCTTCAGCGCCTGA
- a CDS encoding GNAT family N-acetyltransferase, translating into MDIDISGETFTIAEDAAAKRFTVSHAGKVIGLADYIDREASADDTADGPVRTFTHTEVSPEWGGRGLAAKLVRYALETSAEAGLKFRTTCSYVQNFLAKNDEFDKFVA; encoded by the coding sequence ATGGACATCGACATCTCGGGAGAGACCTTCACCATCGCCGAGGATGCCGCCGCCAAACGCTTCACCGTCTCCCATGCGGGCAAGGTCATCGGCCTCGCCGACTACATCGACCGTGAGGCGAGTGCCGATGACACCGCCGACGGTCCGGTGCGCACCTTCACCCACACCGAGGTCTCGCCCGAGTGGGGCGGTCGCGGCCTGGCGGCCAAGCTGGTGCGCTATGCCCTCGAGACCAGCGCCGAGGCGGGGCTGAAGTTCCGCACCACGTGCTCTTATGTGCAGAATTTCCTGGCCAAGAACGACGAGTTCGACAAATTCGTCGCCTGA
- a CDS encoding IS3 family transposase, translated as MVASLKANYPLSLLLSIAGLARSTFFYHQKRFDQKPDPYEQVRPRIREIFTDSRECYGHRKIWAVLVKEGITIAKKTVLRLMQDMNIKTKVRRKRYNSHRGTIGRVAGNVLNREFTAEEPNEKWVSDVTEFAVADQKLYLSPVIDLFDTSVVSYSMSTSPNTALTNKSLTNACQGLRPGQKPLVHTDQGFQYQHVSWAAILTKHGATPSMSRKGNCWDNAMAENFFGQLKTEMFYLQKFNTVEDLEKAIDEYIHWYNFERISMRLGGLAPMEYRTKTATAGQPATALC; from the coding sequence ATAGTTGCCAGTCTCAAGGCGAACTACCCACTGTCACTGCTGCTGAGCATTGCGGGCCTGGCACGGTCGACGTTTTTCTATCACCAGAAACGCTTCGATCAGAAACCTGACCCATACGAGCAGGTCAGGCCCCGGATCCGGGAGATCTTCACCGACAGCCGCGAATGCTACGGGCACCGCAAGATCTGGGCAGTCTTGGTCAAAGAAGGCATCACGATCGCGAAGAAGACAGTGCTGCGGTTGATGCAGGACATGAACATCAAGACCAAGGTGCGCAGGAAGCGGTATAACTCCCACCGTGGCACGATCGGCCGTGTTGCCGGCAACGTCCTCAACCGGGAGTTCACCGCTGAGGAACCAAATGAGAAATGGGTCTCTGACGTCACCGAATTCGCTGTGGCGGATCAGAAACTGTATCTGTCACCGGTCATCGATCTCTTCGATACCAGTGTGGTGTCGTACTCGATGTCGACGTCACCGAACACGGCGTTGACGAACAAGTCACTGACGAATGCGTGTCAGGGGCTTCGGCCCGGTCAGAAACCATTGGTGCACACGGACCAGGGGTTTCAGTACCAGCACGTGTCGTGGGCGGCGATCCTGACCAAACACGGTGCCACACCGTCGATGTCGCGGAAGGGAAACTGCTGGGATAACGCGATGGCGGAGAACTTCTTCGGGCAGTTGAAAACCGAGATGTTCTATCTGCAGAAATTCAACACGGTCGAGGACCTCGAGAAAGCGATCGATGAGTACATTCATTGGTATAACTTTGAGAGGATCTCGATGCGACTCGGCGGTCTTGCCCCGATGGAGTATCGGACCAAGACCGCCACAGCCGGACAGCCGGCAACTGCTTTATGCTGA
- a CDS encoding GNAT family protein: MWPVILTDRQSDIVLRPLRRRDEEAWREVRRFNRDWLRPWDATLPAPGQELPGFRMMVRMQDKQAKRGQTVPFAIEVDGSFRGQITVSGLSWGSILSGQIGYWIDSRVAGRGITPVAVAMAADHCFFALGLHRIEINIRPENTASLRVVEKLGLRDEGLREKYMHIDGQWCDHRTFALLAEEVPQGLLAAYRHGTSGW, encoded by the coding sequence GTGTGGCCTGTCATCCTGACTGATCGACAGTCCGATATCGTGCTGCGACCGCTGCGCCGCCGTGACGAAGAGGCGTGGCGAGAGGTTCGCCGTTTCAACCGCGACTGGCTGCGCCCATGGGACGCGACCCTGCCCGCACCGGGCCAGGAGCTGCCGGGCTTCCGCATGATGGTGCGGATGCAGGACAAACAGGCCAAACGTGGTCAGACGGTGCCGTTCGCCATCGAGGTCGACGGGAGCTTCCGCGGCCAGATCACCGTGTCGGGACTGAGCTGGGGCTCGATCCTGTCCGGGCAGATCGGGTACTGGATCGACTCGCGCGTGGCCGGACGCGGAATCACCCCGGTCGCTGTGGCCATGGCCGCCGACCACTGCTTCTTCGCCCTCGGACTCCACCGAATCGAGATCAACATCCGCCCGGAGAACACAGCGAGCCTGCGCGTGGTCGAGAAGCTGGGACTGCGCGACGAGGGCCTGCGCGAGAAGTACATGCACATCGACGGACAGTGGTGCGACCACCGCACGTTCGCCCTCCTCGCCGAGGAGGTCCCGCAGGGGCTGCTCGCCGCATACCGACACGGAACCAGTGGGTGGTAG
- a CDS encoding GNAT family N-acetyltransferase: MTAHPSASPVDAHRQKLSAVGFEVAELTSADIADYVELVSSAYRGEGSKQGWTTEADLLGGQRLDGPMAEDMLAEADSQILLARDEQGRAVASVYVREPEDGAAYLGVLAVSPLGQGKGVGSALIGLAEAWVAEHWGATSMRMSVINKREELIAYYERRGYSRTGEVEPFPYGDERFGLPKVDDLAFVMLSKPLG, from the coding sequence ATGACCGCACACCCCTCGGCGTCCCCGGTCGACGCGCACCGCCAGAAGCTGAGCGCAGTCGGCTTCGAGGTCGCCGAACTGACGTCTGCCGACATCGCCGACTATGTCGAGCTCGTGTCCTCGGCCTACCGCGGCGAGGGGTCGAAGCAAGGGTGGACGACCGAGGCTGACCTGTTGGGCGGACAGCGACTCGACGGCCCGATGGCCGAGGACATGCTCGCCGAGGCGGACTCCCAGATCCTGCTCGCCCGCGATGAGCAGGGCCGCGCCGTCGCCAGCGTCTACGTGCGCGAACCCGAAGACGGAGCCGCCTACCTCGGCGTGCTCGCCGTCTCTCCGCTGGGGCAGGGCAAAGGTGTGGGGTCCGCGCTCATCGGCCTCGCGGAGGCATGGGTGGCCGAGCATTGGGGCGCGACATCGATGCGGATGAGCGTGATCAACAAACGCGAGGAACTCATCGCCTACTACGAACGCCGCGGCTACTCGCGCACCGGAGAAGTCGAACCCTTCCCCTATGGCGACGAACGCTTCGGCCTGCCGAAGGTCGACGACCTCGCGTTCGTGATGCTGTCCAAACCTCTGGGCTGA
- a CDS encoding alcohol dehydrogenase catalytic domain-containing protein yields MPTAEKRAGSESASSGSIRSVEITAPGRVEVVTRTGPHGRPAEGHVRVRMLAVGICGTDLSLASGSRTTPELPWRLGHEGVGEITEVGRGAEEWAIGDRVALEPNITCGRCEYCLRGMTSACASRLSAGVLTQPGFLAEVLDHPGGFCHRLPAEIPVERAVCAEPLAVAAAAIRRTDLQGGEDVLVIGAGAQGLLATLILVDRGYRPLVSEPDETRLRLAVELGARAFVPGAGREPRIVIDAAGVPDGLAAVVDHLSPFAKVTVVGEDHDRLGASTFDIVQRQLRIRGSFIYEHPQDMATAVAMLETLPTEAIVGTGLSLDDAPHLLGANACRRPGVKQWVDLRG; encoded by the coding sequence ATGCCGACCGCTGAGAAGCGAGCCGGATCGGAGTCTGCCTCGAGCGGATCGATCCGGTCAGTCGAGATCACCGCACCTGGTCGCGTCGAAGTCGTGACCCGTACGGGTCCGCACGGTCGCCCCGCGGAAGGGCATGTGCGGGTGCGAATGCTCGCAGTGGGGATCTGCGGCACCGACCTCAGCCTGGCCTCCGGTTCGCGGACGACTCCCGAGCTGCCATGGCGGCTCGGCCACGAAGGCGTCGGAGAGATCACCGAGGTGGGGCGCGGGGCCGAGGAATGGGCGATCGGTGACAGGGTCGCGCTTGAACCCAACATCACCTGCGGGCGGTGCGAGTACTGCCTCCGCGGCATGACCTCAGCATGTGCCTCCCGACTGAGCGCCGGCGTGCTCACACAGCCGGGATTCCTCGCCGAGGTGCTCGACCATCCCGGCGGATTCTGCCATCGCCTGCCGGCCGAGATACCTGTGGAGCGAGCCGTGTGCGCTGAACCGTTGGCGGTTGCTGCCGCTGCGATCCGTCGTACCGACCTGCAGGGTGGGGAAGACGTCCTCGTCATCGGTGCCGGAGCCCAAGGCCTGTTGGCCACGCTCATTCTCGTCGACCGCGGCTATCGTCCATTGGTGAGCGAACCGGACGAGACTCGGCTGCGGCTGGCGGTCGAACTCGGGGCCCGAGCCTTCGTCCCCGGCGCCGGCCGAGAGCCTCGGATCGTCATCGATGCGGCCGGAGTACCAGATGGGCTCGCCGCCGTTGTCGACCACCTGTCTCCATTCGCAAAGGTCACGGTCGTCGGAGAGGACCACGACCGCCTCGGCGCCTCGACGTTCGACATCGTCCAGCGGCAGCTGAGAATTCGTGGCTCTTTCATCTACGAACACCCGCAGGACATGGCGACCGCGGTCGCCATGCTCGAGACGCTGCCGACCGAGGCGATCGTAGGGACCGGACTCTCGCTCGACGATGCACCCCATCTGCTCGGTGCCAATGCCTGCCGTCGGCCCGGGGTCAAGCAGTGGGTGGACCTGCGCGGCTGA
- a CDS encoding NAD-dependent succinate-semialdehyde dehydrogenase yields the protein MDITPIIDKLGTGLFINGRWREAEGGKTINVRNPATGKIITTVADGSAADAEEAIAVAGDTQADWAATSPRERSEILRRTFELLHDRADDIAAVMTAEMGKPFAESKGEVTYGAEFFRWFSEEAVRIEGDYSQSPDGKNRMLISREPVGPCILITPWNFPLAMGARKIGPAVAVGCTMVFKPAKLTPLTSLMLVDVLVEAGLPAGVLNLVTSDSARRVVTAWMESGIARKVTFTGSTEVGVGLLKQAADNVMKTSMELGGNAPFVVFADADIDKAVEGAVVAKMRNGGEACTAANRMFVHSSLAEEFSSRLAERIGAMKVGNGLDEGTEMGPLVDQDTLDKVADLVDEAVAKGAKVLTGGTRIDGDGFFYTPTVLTDIPDDAEIRTTEIFGPVAPIVTFDTDEQGIALANETEFGLVGYLFSENVERALGLADKMEVGMVGLNTGLVSNPAAPFGGVKMSGLGREGGRVGIDEFLEVKYVALPRS from the coding sequence GTGGACATCACCCCGATCATCGACAAACTTGGCACCGGCCTGTTCATCAACGGCCGGTGGCGCGAGGCCGAGGGCGGCAAGACCATCAACGTCCGCAATCCCGCAACCGGCAAGATCATCACCACCGTGGCCGACGGCTCCGCCGCCGATGCCGAAGAGGCCATCGCGGTCGCCGGTGACACACAGGCAGATTGGGCAGCCACCTCGCCGCGCGAACGCTCCGAGATCCTGCGCCGGACCTTCGAACTGCTGCATGACCGCGCCGACGACATCGCCGCGGTCATGACCGCAGAGATGGGCAAGCCGTTCGCCGAGTCCAAGGGCGAGGTCACCTACGGCGCCGAATTCTTCCGCTGGTTCTCCGAAGAGGCTGTGCGCATCGAGGGTGACTACTCGCAGTCACCGGACGGCAAGAATCGCATGCTCATCTCGCGCGAGCCCGTCGGCCCCTGCATTCTCATCACTCCGTGGAACTTCCCTCTGGCCATGGGCGCCCGCAAGATCGGACCCGCTGTCGCCGTCGGCTGCACGATGGTGTTCAAGCCCGCGAAGCTGACCCCGCTGACCTCGCTCATGCTCGTCGACGTCCTCGTCGAGGCCGGCCTGCCTGCCGGCGTGCTCAACCTCGTCACCTCCGACTCCGCGCGCCGCGTCGTCACTGCCTGGATGGAGTCCGGCATCGCCCGCAAGGTCACGTTCACCGGGTCCACCGAGGTGGGGGTGGGCCTGCTCAAGCAGGCCGCCGACAACGTCATGAAGACGTCGATGGAGCTCGGCGGCAACGCGCCGTTCGTCGTCTTCGCCGACGCCGACATCGACAAGGCCGTCGAAGGCGCGGTGGTCGCGAAGATGCGCAACGGCGGTGAGGCCTGCACCGCGGCGAACCGCATGTTCGTCCATTCCTCTCTCGCCGAGGAGTTCTCCTCGAGACTGGCCGAACGCATCGGCGCGATGAAGGTGGGCAACGGCCTCGACGAAGGAACCGAGATGGGCCCGCTCGTCGACCAGGACACCCTCGACAAGGTCGCCGATCTTGTCGATGAGGCAGTGGCCAAGGGAGCGAAGGTCCTCACCGGAGGAACCAGGATCGACGGCGACGGTTTCTTCTACACCCCGACAGTGTTGACCGACATTCCCGATGACGCCGAGATCCGGACGACGGAGATCTTCGGCCCCGTGGCCCCCATCGTCACCTTCGACACGGACGAACAAGGCATCGCCTTGGCCAATGAGACCGAGTTCGGCCTCGTCGGCTACCTGTTCAGCGAGAACGTCGAACGTGCCCTCGGACTCGCCGACAAGATGGAGGTCGGCATGGTCGGGCTCAACACCGGCCTGGTCTCGAACCCGGCTGCGCCGTTCGGCGGAGTGAAGATGTCCGGCCTCGGCCGCGAGGGCGGACGCGTCGGCATCGACGAGTTCCTCGAGGTCAAGTACGTGGCCCTGCCCCGCAGCTGA